From the genome of Nicotiana tabacum cultivar K326 chromosome 2, ASM71507v2, whole genome shotgun sequence:
gttatatAAGGGAATcgagagatcgacgaggatgttacacatcgtattggggcgggatggatgaaatggatgCTCGCCTCAGgtattttgtgtgataagaatatgCTACCTAAACTTAAAGGcaagttttatagagcggtggtcaGATCGATTATGTTATATGTGGCTAAGTGTTAGCCAATCAAGAACTCCcatgtccaaaagatgaaggTGACTGAAATaaagatgttgagatggatgtgcggggaTACCAGACTGGATAGAATTAGAAATGAAGTTATTCGAAATAAGGTAGGTGTGACCCCTATGGAGGACAAGATGTGAGAGACAAGAATTAGATAGTTCggacatgtgaagaggagagacgtagatgcaccagtgaggaggtgtgagaggttggccctGGAGGGCTTGATGAGAGGTAGAGGTAGCCGAAGAAGTATTAGGGAGAGCTGATTAGGCAAGATATGGCGTTGCTCCAGCTCACCGAGGACATGACCatggataggaaggtgtggacATTGAGAATAAAGGTAAAGGGTTAGAATAGGTCGCCTAGCGTTGTCCTTGTCTGTAACAGTAGCTTTAGTATATGAGTTAGCGTTATTTATGTACTTTCGTATTCTTTGATTTATGTGATTACTTGTCATTGCTTTCGTTTCGGTCTTCTGATTACGATACTCAATTTTAGTTTTGTATCTTTGTATTTTTGATTCGATTTTATAACTGGTGTAATTGTTGTTGCccttccttttatttttcctaagcggggtctttcggaaacagtctctctgccttcttgaaggtagggggtaaggtctgcatacatactaccctccccagatcccacttgtgaggttacactgagtttgttgttgttgttgtttgaataTGTAAATAGATACTTATTTGagaccaaaataaaaaggtaaaatagtCACTTATTTGGACAGGGAGGGATTACTGTTTAAGAAACTTTAATTAAAGAAAAGCTATTTAACTTTCTAAATGATTACTTTTTTCTATTCCGAAAAAGTTAATGcgtacttttaaaataaattaacttaCTGAAGGGCTATTTAAAAGTACAATAAAATCACAACTTATGaagttaaaatattttaaaaagaatttgaaaaaatcaaaattctGTAACGATAAATAATGTCATTTTGTTTTAGATAGAGAGGAAAAAAAACATTGTATAACATGCGAAAGATAGCACTGTTTCCTTTTACATAAACTTTTCGCAACATCGATTGGAAGGTCATTTCATATGTGCTCTGAAACGAAAAGCCCATACATCCGATTGAAATAGAAAAATGACCATTTTGAATCACACAAGAGCAAATTTTCTTGAAGAAATAGTAGTTGGACGGCAGCTCTGTCGTTAAGCATCAAACCACTGTCCAAACTCCAAAATAAtctagtgggcgtttggacataatataagttttgggttgtttttgaatttttgcgaggttttcaaattttcgaaaattcaaaattcatcttgaAAATTTATGGCAGAACATTGATTTCTGAAAAAATTTTCgcttaaaaatgaaaaattttcaAATGTCTAAATGGGCTCCTAGTACCAACTCCAAACGATAAGTCAAAAAATTGATTCTTTTCTACTCTTTACAGTCGTATGATGGAACCCAAGGGACTGCTTTCGTCTCATATGTCATCTGTTTTCGACTAGTACTATAAAACTCTGCTCCTCCTCATTCCCTTCACCTCACTTTCAACACCCATCTCCTATTTCTTTGTCAAGTTTCAATCTTTTGCGCTATGGCTGCCTCCAACTCTTCTTATGATCAGACTTCAGgtactctttctctctctctcttctaaCTTTTTTTTGTTCTCATTGGATTTGCTCCAACTAGTTTTGATGATTGTCAAACATAACTTGCTCTTTGGTGTTTGTGATATGGTTTTTCCCGAGCAGCAGCTATAGCAACAGCGACTAAGAATGTGGAAGATTTCAAAGTTCATGTGTTCTCATCCTCTGAAGAGGTGAAAATTGTGAAATCTCTCTTTATCTTTAGCTTGACTAGATACTGTTGTGTTTGCCTTATTAGCTTGTTAATGACAATATCGTAGTTTCCAAAGAGCAATTATTTGTTCTGCACCCGTATATATTGGAAAATTGGAGCTAACAGGATgtataaataatcataataatagtaataataataataataataataataaatgtagaAAGAGTTGATAGATAATAATCGTGGAATCAACAACTGATGCTTGTATCAGTGTAGGCtacctacatcacaccccttggggtgcggcccttccctgGACCCTGTGTGAATGTGTGATGCGGGATGCTTCGTGCATCAGGCTGCCCTTTTTTCAACTGTAACAGCATGGGAGATTATTTTGCTCCTTTCGATGCAGTTCAAGAGTAAGTATAGACTATAGTGTGGGGGGAGCCTCCTTGAGGGGCTAGTTCTTATGGCAAAATAAGAGCAAGTATAATTGCTTTATCCTCCAAAACAAGATTGTGTTTAAGCCATAAGCAGTGCTCCAGTATATGATAAAGTTAATGAtctaaagcaaaagaaaatgaatcaaAGAAGTTCCCCTGTATGTTTGCAATATTTCTACTATATCCATTGATAGTCATCCACATTTTTAGTGTCGTGACTATAGTTAGATGTTTTTATTGAAACAGTTACTTGAAAAGTTGCACGAGAAATGGAATTCAGTGAAGCAGCAACCTTATCCAGCAATGTATTCTAGCATATTTGGCGGAATCATTCTTGATCCAGCAATGATGGTTATTCCAATGGATGATCACATGGTTCATCGAGGACATGGTGTCTTTGACACCGCTATTATTTTGGACGGGTATGAGTCTAGTCTAGTTCCTTAAACAATGATGTTATAATTTGTCAATTGATCTTTGAAAGCATCAAGTTATGTTAGACTCTGGGAATAGTGCGCTTCAATTCCTATAATTCTGATATACAATGCACTTTCCTTTTCAGTCTATTCCCCCCCTCCTCCCCCCCCACAATTCCTAATTCTAACTTTATGTTAGAGTCCGTGAGCCAAGTTACTAAGCATTACAATTGTGTGGTTACTTCAGCCTCTCTTTGGTTTTCTAGTGCAGATATCTGTATGAATTGGATGTCCATCTTAACCGCTTCCTTAGATCAGCATCGAAAGTCAGAGTCGCGTCTCCATTtacattttcagaacttaaaagcaTTCTAATTCAACTTGCTGCAGCATCAAAGATGAGGAAAGGCACTCTGAGATATTGGTTGAGCGCAGGGCCTGGGGACTTCTTACTCTCCCCAGCTGGTTGCCCAACATCTGCATTCTATGCTGTCGTGATCGATGAGGATTTCTCACAATGCAAAGAAGGGGTAAAAGTGATAACGTCTGCAATCCCCATGAAATCACCTCTTTTTGCCACTATGAAAAATGTGAACTACTTGCCTAATGTCCTCTCCAAAATGGAAGCCGAGGATAAGGGAGCATTTGCTTCTATTTGGGTTGACGAAGAAGGTTATATCGCCGAAGGTCCAAATGTGAATGTTGCTTTCATAACAGCTGAGAAGGAGCTTATCTTGCCTAGCTTTGATAAGATCTTAAGTGGGTGTACTGCTATGAGGCTTCTTCAACTTGCACCCAAGTTGGTCGAGCAGGGACGTTTGAGAAGTGTCAAAACTACTGACATCACGATCGAAGATGCCAAAAAGGCTGCTGAAATGATGTATGTTGGAAGCACACTTCCTTTATTACCTATCATCATGTGGGATGAGAAACCTATTGGAAATGGTAAGTCCACTCAACTACTTTTCTTCTCACTTCCTTTATAACAATAGTTGGTATGATGAGCACGCTTAATATGCAATATACTATATGGAAACCAGAAAACGTTGGCTTACCATTCTAGTTTATGTCCACCCATTGATAGTAAAGTTAGCTGCGTATGGATGATTTGTAATTTGCAAGCATCTGTGAGAAGAATAACATTGTTTATTGTgacaggggaagttggagaattGACGATGGCACTCTCGGATGTACTCTGGGAAGATATGGAAGCTGGCCCAGAAACACAGAGAATTCCAGTTCCATATGTGTAGGAACTCAACTCAAATTAAAGAATATGCTCTGATAGAATGCTCTGAATGGATTTGAAATCAATGTTATTCTGTTTTCTAAGTAGTGGGTGGTAACAGCATTGTTGCATCACTGCTTCTTGGTTCTGTGGCACAGGAGTAGGTCTTAATAAGCTTTATTTGTGGAGGTTCCCCAGCATTGCATAATCAACTAAATAGTCTTGCAATGTATTGGTACATGTACTTTTCTATTTTTATGTTTGGAAATTGGAATCGATTGAAAGAATTAAGAATACTGCTCCAATCTTTTCTTTCTCCATACAATACGTTGTGCTCAAATGAATTTGTATTATTTTCCTGTGGTGTGTTAACCACTTCAACCTCCCAATTTGGCGTGGTAATCACTTAGATAATTGGTAATGGTTTCATTGATATGTTGTATGaattaagaaaaacaaaagtaGTAATTTCT
Proteins encoded in this window:
- the LOC107826702 gene encoding D-amino-acid transaminase, chloroplastic-like, with amino-acid sequence MAASNSSYDQTSAAIATATKNVEDFKVHVFSSSEELLEKLHEKWNSVKQQPYPAMYSSIFGGIILDPAMMVIPMDDHMVHRGHGVFDTAIILDGYLYELDVHLNRFLRSASKVRVASPFTFSELKSILIQLAAASKMRKGTLRYWLSAGPGDFLLSPAGCPTSAFYAVVIDEDFSQCKEGVKVITSAIPMKSPLFATMKNVNYLPNVLSKMEAEDKGAFASIWVDEEGYIAEGPNVNVAFITAEKELILPSFDKILSGCTAMRLLQLAPKLVEQGRLRSVKTTDITIEDAKKAAEMMYVGSTLPLLPIIMWDEKPIGNGEVGELTMALSDVLWEDMEAGPETQRIPVPYV